One window of Microcoleus vaginatus PCC 9802 genomic DNA carries:
- a CDS encoding stage II sporulation protein E (SpoIIE): MFAIIMFLKVQIPISTVQMFSTLALNVKTALLPFDRGAVFAQKDESATASRQIFTRNTQQELAQLKSQVATLRQLLDVFDQSILVQSDRLEQAIEELADSAQKLDTLNQRLKEDNLRMGAELDIVRQMQQMILPNAEELEIEGLDIAGYMEAAEEVGGDYYDVLNTDGVVTLGIGDVTGHGLESGILMLMAQTAVRTLKEIPEVDPVRFLDVINRTLYKNVQRMNSEKSLTLAILNYSQGRISISGQHEEVLVVRNGGQLERIDTMDLGFPIALDDDIVKFISHIFIELHTGDGVVLYTDGIPEAKDINKVQYGVEKLCEVISENWHKSATEIKEAIIGDLRRHIGKQKVFDDITLLVLKRQSDA; this comes from the coding sequence ATGTTTGCAATTATCATGTTCTTGAAAGTCCAGATTCCTATTAGCACGGTTCAGATGTTCAGCACTCTGGCGCTGAACGTAAAGACAGCACTGCTGCCCTTCGATCGAGGAGCTGTCTTCGCTCAAAAAGATGAATCTGCTACAGCCTCTAGGCAAATATTCACAAGAAACACTCAGCAGGAGCTAGCGCAGCTTAAATCCCAAGTAGCGACTTTGAGGCAGTTGCTTGATGTTTTTGACCAATCGATCTTGGTACAATCCGATCGACTCGAACAAGCCATAGAGGAACTGGCAGACTCGGCGCAAAAGTTAGATACCCTCAACCAGAGACTCAAGGAAGACAATCTTCGCATGGGTGCGGAATTGGATATTGTGCGTCAAATGCAGCAAATGATTCTGCCAAACGCTGAGGAACTGGAAATTGAAGGACTCGATATTGCTGGATACATGGAGGCTGCCGAGGAAGTCGGCGGCGACTACTATGATGTTTTAAACACCGATGGCGTTGTCACTCTGGGCATCGGCGATGTCACTGGACATGGACTTGAAAGTGGCATCTTGATGCTGATGGCGCAAACCGCCGTTCGCACCCTCAAGGAAATCCCCGAAGTAGACCCAGTTCGGTTCCTGGATGTGATCAACCGCACCCTTTACAAAAACGTCCAGCGCATGAATTCCGAGAAAAGTCTTACGCTAGCGATTTTAAATTACTCCCAAGGACGCATCAGCATCAGCGGTCAACACGAAGAAGTGCTCGTCGTGCGAAACGGTGGACAGCTAGAACGTATCGACACCATGGATTTGGGCTTTCCTATTGCTCTTGACGATGACATTGTTAAGTTCATCAGTCACATTTTCATTGAGCTACACACGGGAGATGGAGTAGTCCTCTACACTGATGGGATACCAGAAGCGAAAGATATCAACAAAGTGCAATATGGAGTGGAGAAACTCTGTGAAGTGATTAGCGAGAACTGGCACAAATCGGCGACCGAAATTAAAGAAGCCATTATTGGCGATTTGCGGCGGCATATTGGTAAGCAAAAGGTATTTGATGACATCACTTTGCTGGTTTTGAAGCGACAAAGCGATGCTTAA
- a CDS encoding nitric oxide synthase NOS has protein sequence MTNSTFNNLPADAATILVLTSDIHYLPAKQFVSLAVTSERFQVCGLKRFGAIAAATNLVSSEWLNLGLNSQNILPEEFDSAEAAVIFIMPTDLSEVVALTRSFIDIAKKKGIRRLAWVAPACLNGKVADRLATAESLVRDLNIETLILRHAPLFSHLLMQKKELRFRRTLSLPLGTSTIPWLDPSALAEGLSKWLHGEINNQPPEILTGSNLLSGADIALELSAMLRQTMSAQQFARLRFEAIDIDKSGQIEAQELFPYLLDLGYSNDESESILEQADKDKNGTIDFDEFVYGLEAHLNRILADVPTEVRYFDLPTSAALHDAMAGGMNEKAAQSQLDWLVGLSKSGLTEHGVATAQWLGRKTLGLSDWIAQHILELINVYILPGRGILTISEGFLAGRPALITRLLQANDRMLIGERSLDGEVLEWYWADEDTNNLEEIRYTSESGGERVLRLKDGKIASLSARGRWMGRRLAIQLFFEYRVLPRWQVALFRELGELQIEEATTSGADSDIVCNCTKTTCGKLRELIDIGVDSLEGIVEQTQVTMICGSCQPLVEEMLGSANLAVAELVAKEDLGRGMMRFHFRPVYEQVFASKPGQHILIQGRVNGSWVTRAYTLSSPADQTEQYEITVKREQLGLFSGWLCDRADKDALLRISQPRGEFFLEDETPVVFFAGGIGITPAIAMMRTLANRGDTRKFHLDFSAPHAEDLVFHQELEQLVSTHPNLSFTVRATRSTGRLTPEIVQSLYPYTEATVAFMCGPQPFMDAVRGYLQTADWQDHAIRQELFSSKLNEDGNAQTLTSQRPAVQLAGGITPIEQTSIYLQPINSVAKEAEVFLKQCYLEQGLPEVFLPRWQEVKESIERTGTYEHTYDELAYGTKLSWRNSNRCLGRNFWRSLQLRDMRHLQTEEEIFETLVEHINFATNNGNLRSTITILNPNLQIRIWSSLMLRYAGYRQPDGSILGDPANVELTDQAIKLGWSQESKTRFDVLPFIIQIGEGEPKWFEIPPEVILEVPISHPRDQWFAELGLKWFALPAVSNMMLDMGGIQYPTPFNGFYMGAEIGGRNFSDTYRYNLLPIVAEKMGLDCSDNMTLWKDAALVEINVAVLHSYKLHGVRMLDHHTLSNSFMQFVDEEQQCDRHVYGDWRWLIPPLSGSTVPVYPLEFENRLLKPNYFYLPDPWEEKSESGKCPFHHQS, from the coding sequence GTGACTAACTCTACATTCAATAATTTACCAGCGGACGCTGCAACTATTCTGGTTTTGACATCCGATATTCACTATTTACCGGCAAAGCAATTTGTTAGTTTGGCGGTAACTTCAGAGCGCTTTCAGGTTTGTGGATTAAAACGCTTTGGGGCGATCGCTGCTGCAACCAATTTAGTTAGTAGCGAGTGGTTGAATCTGGGCTTAAATTCTCAAAATATTTTACCCGAAGAATTTGATAGTGCAGAAGCGGCAGTAATTTTTATCATGCCGACAGACTTATCTGAGGTGGTAGCCCTCACTCGTTCCTTTATAGATATAGCTAAAAAAAAGGGAATTCGGCGTTTAGCTTGGGTTGCACCTGCTTGTCTGAACGGAAAAGTAGCCGATCGCTTGGCTACAGCAGAAAGTCTGGTGCGCGACTTAAATATAGAAACTCTCATCTTGCGTCATGCGCCTTTATTTTCCCATCTGTTGATGCAGAAAAAGGAATTGAGGTTTCGCCGTACTTTGTCGTTACCGCTTGGGACTAGCACTATACCTTGGTTAGATCCTTCAGCGCTCGCGGAAGGGTTATCGAAATGGCTGCATGGAGAGATAAACAACCAACCTCCAGAAATCTTGACAGGTTCCAATTTGCTTAGTGGTGCTGATATTGCGCTCGAACTATCGGCAATGCTGCGGCAAACTATGTCGGCTCAACAATTTGCTCGGTTGCGATTTGAAGCGATCGACATTGATAAAAGCGGGCAAATTGAGGCTCAAGAGTTGTTTCCCTACCTATTAGATTTGGGATATAGCAACGATGAATCTGAGTCTATTTTAGAGCAGGCTGACAAAGACAAGAACGGCACGATTGATTTTGACGAATTTGTCTATGGTTTAGAAGCTCATTTAAACCGCATTCTAGCCGATGTGCCGACAGAAGTTCGCTATTTTGATCTGCCAACCTCCGCAGCGCTGCACGATGCAATGGCAGGGGGAATGAATGAAAAAGCAGCCCAATCTCAACTAGATTGGCTGGTGGGATTAAGTAAATCTGGATTAACCGAGCATGGAGTTGCAACAGCCCAATGGTTAGGGCGAAAAACTCTTGGTTTGAGCGATTGGATTGCTCAACATATTCTGGAACTTATTAACGTTTATATTCTGCCTGGACGCGGTATTTTAACTATTAGTGAGGGGTTTTTAGCAGGACGACCAGCACTAATTACACGGCTGCTACAAGCAAATGACCGGATGTTGATTGGAGAGCGATCGCTAGATGGCGAAGTGCTGGAGTGGTATTGGGCTGATGAAGATACAAATAATTTAGAAGAAATTCGCTATACTTCCGAAAGCGGTGGCGAACGAGTCCTGAGATTAAAGGATGGCAAGATTGCCAGTTTATCGGCACGCGGACGCTGGATGGGGCGGCGATTAGCAATTCAGTTATTTTTTGAATATCGAGTCCTTCCCCGTTGGCAAGTAGCATTATTCCGCGAGTTAGGAGAACTGCAAATTGAGGAAGCAACCACATCGGGAGCCGATAGCGATATCGTTTGCAACTGTACGAAAACCACCTGTGGCAAACTCCGAGAACTGATAGATATAGGTGTTGATTCCCTAGAGGGAATTGTGGAACAAACACAGGTGACAATGATCTGCGGTAGCTGCCAACCTTTAGTCGAAGAAATGCTAGGTTCGGCCAATCTGGCTGTTGCTGAACTCGTTGCTAAAGAAGATTTGGGGCGAGGGATGATGCGCTTCCACTTCCGCCCAGTGTACGAACAAGTCTTTGCTTCCAAACCAGGACAACATATCCTGATTCAAGGACGGGTGAATGGTTCTTGGGTAACTCGCGCTTACACTTTGAGTTCGCCAGCCGACCAAACCGAGCAATACGAAATCACGGTTAAACGAGAACAATTGGGTTTATTTTCTGGTTGGTTGTGCGATCGGGCAGATAAAGATGCGTTGTTACGCATTTCTCAACCAAGAGGTGAGTTTTTCTTAGAAGATGAAACTCCTGTAGTGTTTTTTGCTGGAGGGATTGGCATAACTCCAGCGATCGCCATGATGCGAACTTTAGCTAACCGAGGAGATACCCGCAAATTTCACCTCGATTTCTCTGCTCCCCATGCCGAAGATTTAGTCTTTCACCAAGAACTAGAGCAACTGGTAAGCACTCATCCTAATTTAAGCTTTACAGTTCGGGCAACTCGTTCAACAGGCAGACTCACCCCTGAAATTGTGCAAAGTTTGTATCCCTACACGGAAGCAACCGTTGCTTTTATGTGCGGGCCCCAACCTTTTATGGATGCGGTGCGCGGCTATTTACAGACCGCAGATTGGCAGGATCATGCCATTCGCCAAGAATTATTCTCCTCCAAGCTAAATGAGGACGGTAACGCTCAAACTCTCACCTCGCAACGTCCGGCGGTGCAACTAGCAGGAGGAATTACCCCCATCGAACAGACCAGCATTTACCTCCAACCGATTAACTCCGTCGCCAAAGAAGCAGAAGTTTTCCTCAAACAATGCTATCTCGAACAAGGTTTACCAGAAGTTTTCCTTCCCCGTTGGCAAGAAGTCAAGGAATCAATTGAGCGCACAGGCACTTACGAACATACCTATGATGAACTAGCTTACGGCACAAAGCTGTCATGGCGTAACAGTAACCGATGTCTGGGACGCAATTTTTGGCGTAGTTTGCAATTGCGGGATATGCGGCATCTGCAAACAGAGGAGGAGATTTTTGAAACATTAGTTGAACACATCAACTTTGCTACTAATAACGGCAATTTGCGATCGACAATTACGATATTGAATCCAAATTTGCAGATACGAATTTGGAGCAGTTTAATGCTGCGTTATGCAGGCTACCGTCAACCCGATGGCAGCATTCTCGGCGATCCTGCTAATGTGGAGTTAACAGATCAGGCAATCAAGTTAGGGTGGTCGCAAGAGTCTAAAACCCGCTTTGATGTATTGCCTTTTATTATCCAAATAGGGGAAGGGGAACCCAAATGGTTTGAAATTCCGCCAGAAGTTATTTTAGAAGTTCCCATTTCCCACCCTCGCGATCAGTGGTTTGCAGAATTGGGGCTGAAATGGTTTGCGCTCCCTGCTGTTTCTAACATGATGTTGGATATGGGAGGTATTCAATACCCCACACCATTTAACGGCTTTTACATGGGCGCGGAAATTGGCGGGCGGAATTTTAGCGACACTTATCGCTACAATCTGCTGCCAATTGTTGCGGAAAAGATGGGTTTAGATTGCAGTGACAATATGACACTGTGGAAGGATGCAGCGTTAGTAGAAATCAATGTAGCTGTGCTGCATTCTTACAAGCTGCATGGGGTAAGGATGCTGGATCATCATACCTTGAGCAATTCCTTTATGCAATTTGTGGATGAAGAGCAACAATGCGATCGCCACGTTTATGGAGATTGGCGTTGGCTGATCCCGCCGCTATCGGGTTCAACCGTACCAGTTTACCCCTTAGAGTTTGAAAATCGTCTGCTTAAACCGAACTATTTTTATCTACCCGATCCTTGGGAGGAGAAATCAGAGTCTGGTAAATGTCCATTCCACCATCAGTCCTAG
- a CDS encoding superoxide dismutase — translation MAFELAPLPFAADALESGHMSAHTFSFHHDKHHAAYVTNLNKLIEGTELASKSLEEIVKESAKDPSKAGIFNNAGQVWNHNFFWNSLAPGGGGAPTGALAEKINADFGSFDKFKEEFKTAATTQFGSGWAWLVVDNGTLKVTKTANADTPLAHGQTPLLTLDVWEHAYYLDFQNRRPDYITNFLDNLANWDFAATNLAAA, via the coding sequence ATGGCATTTGAACTCGCACCATTACCCTTCGCCGCTGACGCCCTAGAGTCAGGTCATATGTCGGCCCACACTTTTTCGTTCCACCACGACAAGCACCACGCTGCTTACGTGACCAACCTCAACAAGCTGATTGAAGGCACTGAACTTGCCAGCAAATCTCTTGAAGAAATTGTCAAGGAATCTGCTAAAGATCCATCCAAAGCCGGCATTTTCAACAATGCAGGTCAAGTTTGGAACCACAATTTTTTCTGGAATTCCCTCGCACCGGGCGGCGGTGGCGCTCCGACAGGAGCTTTAGCTGAGAAAATCAACGCCGACTTCGGCAGCTTCGACAAATTCAAAGAAGAATTCAAGACGGCTGCGACAACTCAGTTCGGTAGCGGCTGGGCTTGGCTGGTTGTGGACAACGGTACTTTGAAAGTTACCAAAACAGCTAACGCCGACACCCCGCTAGCACACGGCCAAACTCCGTTGCTGACTTTGGATGTGTGGGAACACGCTTATTATTTGGATTTCCAAAACCGCCGTCCCGACTACATTACTAATTTCTTGGATAATTTGGCTAACTGGGATTTCGCAGCCACCAATTTGGCTGCGGCTTAG
- the clpS gene encoding ATP-dependent Clp protease adapter ClpS has protein sequence MTSSPTIAPVRSSQVTRKPYPNYRVIVLNDDFNTFQHVVECLTKYIPGMTSDQAWKLANQIHHEGQATVWVGPQEQAELYHMQLSRAGLTMAPLEST, from the coding sequence ATGACCTCTTCACCAACCATAGCACCCGTTCGATCGAGTCAAGTTACCCGCAAACCTTATCCCAACTATCGGGTAATAGTCCTCAACGACGATTTCAACACATTTCAGCACGTTGTGGAATGTTTGACCAAATACATTCCAGGGATGACGAGCGATCAAGCTTGGAAACTCGCCAACCAAATCCACCACGAAGGCCAGGCCACCGTCTGGGTTGGCCCGCAAGAGCAAGCAGAACTTTATCATATGCAATTGAGCCGTGCGGGACTGACAATGGCTCCGCTAGAGTCTACGTGA
- a CDS encoding biphenyl 2,3-dioxygenase — MNLLGWQLGKFYRSQRLQQALKVILGLILCGSTILRPAAIASAAGDLSRPPVTEITVSLGNEAGELKFFPNLLEFESGKRYKLVLKNPSSQKHYFTAKNFADASWTQKVEAGKVEIKGAIHELELKPGAMAEWVFVPMKSATYNLRCTLAGHTEAGMIGKITIAS, encoded by the coding sequence ATCAATTTACTCGGTTGGCAATTAGGCAAATTCTACCGCAGCCAGCGGTTACAACAAGCTCTCAAGGTTATTTTGGGACTAATTTTATGTGGGAGCACAATCTTGAGGCCGGCGGCAATTGCTAGTGCTGCCGGTGATTTGTCTCGGCCACCTGTCACCGAAATTACTGTTAGTTTAGGTAACGAAGCTGGGGAACTCAAATTTTTTCCCAATCTGCTAGAATTTGAATCGGGCAAGCGCTATAAATTAGTGCTAAAAAATCCCAGTTCGCAGAAACATTATTTCACTGCCAAAAACTTTGCTGATGCGAGTTGGACTCAAAAAGTTGAAGCGGGTAAGGTGGAAATTAAAGGAGCGATTCACGAATTGGAACTTAAACCGGGCGCTATGGCAGAATGGGTGTTTGTACCCATGAAATCGGCAACGTACAACCTGCGCTGTACGTTAGCCGGACATACAGAGGCGGGAATGATTGGCAAAATTACGATCGCCTCTTAA
- a CDS encoding pyridoxamine 5'-phosphate oxidase, which yields MSLALWRSPLARALHRNRSLAFARYLQLATVRATGRPANRTVVFRGFLADTNQLKFIIDIRSQKAEEINLYPWGEICWYFPKTREQFRIAGKLVLVGADYPEAELYLSRCTTWQELSEAARSQFAWPQPGDDKAEASAFDSASPNAIEPLPNFCLLLLEPETVDFLELRGEPQNRSLYRRDGEGNWSMRSVNP from the coding sequence ATGTCTTTAGCACTTTGGCGATCGCCCTTAGCTCGCGCGCTCCACCGCAACCGCAGTCTTGCTTTTGCCCGTTACTTGCAACTAGCAACTGTTCGCGCCACCGGGCGTCCTGCCAACCGCACTGTGGTGTTTCGAGGCTTTTTAGCAGATACTAATCAGTTGAAATTTATTATAGATATTCGCAGCCAAAAAGCCGAGGAAATTAACCTCTATCCTTGGGGGGAAATTTGCTGGTATTTCCCTAAGACTCGCGAACAATTTCGGATTGCTGGAAAGCTAGTTTTGGTAGGGGCAGATTATCCAGAGGCAGAGTTGTACTTATCGCGGTGCACAACTTGGCAGGAGCTTTCTGAGGCGGCTAGATCACAGTTTGCTTGGCCGCAGCCGGGGGATGACAAAGCCGAGGCTAGTGCTTTTGATTCTGCTTCCCCAAATGCGATCGAGCCGCTGCCTAATTTTTGCTTGCTGTTGTTGGAACCGGAAACGGTGGATTTTTTGGAGTTGCGGGGGGAACCGCAAAATCGGTCGCTTTATCGGCGCGACGGGGAGGGAAATTGGTCTATGCGATCGGTTAATCCGTGA
- the cysE gene encoding serine O-acetyltransferase, with translation MLKTLRADFSIIFDRDPAARNWLEVLFCYPGLQALVLHRLAHWLYVLGLPFIPRLISHIARFLTGIEIHPGATIGKSVFIDHGMGVVIGETAIIGDFALIYQGVTLGGTGKQSGKRHPTVGENVVVGAGAKVLGNLQIGNNVRIGAGSVVLRDVPSDCTVVGIPGRIVYRSGVRVNPLEHGSLPDSEAVVIRSLLDRIESLEQQVKSLLPQASVSLNSVPNSPSAFPTLNQTSNVAVAEKTQLAVATTCQLKDKAIQEFFDGTGI, from the coding sequence GTGCTAAAGACTCTTAGAGCTGACTTCAGTATAATTTTCGATCGCGACCCTGCCGCTCGCAACTGGCTGGAAGTTTTATTTTGCTACCCCGGTCTTCAGGCCCTAGTGCTGCACCGCCTCGCACACTGGCTTTATGTGTTGGGACTTCCCTTCATCCCCCGCTTGATTTCCCACATTGCTCGCTTTTTGACCGGAATTGAAATCCACCCAGGGGCAACCATCGGCAAAAGCGTATTCATCGACCACGGTATGGGGGTTGTGATCGGCGAAACAGCAATTATCGGCGATTTTGCCCTAATTTACCAAGGTGTCACCCTTGGCGGTACTGGCAAACAAAGCGGCAAGCGTCACCCTACCGTCGGCGAAAACGTAGTTGTAGGTGCCGGCGCCAAGGTACTCGGCAATCTGCAAATTGGCAATAACGTCCGCATCGGCGCCGGTTCCGTCGTGCTCCGCGACGTACCATCTGACTGTACAGTGGTAGGGATTCCCGGCCGCATCGTCTATCGATCGGGAGTGCGCGTCAATCCCCTAGAACACGGCAGTTTGCCGGATTCGGAAGCTGTGGTAATTCGCTCTTTGCTCGATCGTATCGAATCCCTCGAACAGCAAGTAAAAAGTTTGCTTCCTCAAGCATCTGTCTCCTTAAATTCTGTTCCCAATTCGCCTTCAGCATTCCCAACTTTAAATCAAACCAGCAATGTAGCTGTAGCTGAAAAAACCCAATTAGCTGTTGCCACCACTTGTCAGTTAAAAGATAAAGCAATTCAAGAGTTTTTTGACGGCACCGGCATCTGA